Proteins encoded within one genomic window of Saccharopolyspora pogona:
- a CDS encoding cysteine desulfurase-like protein: MAFDVAAVRGLFPALGDGWVHLDAPAGMQVPEQVATAASTALRAPVSGPGGIFPASQRAEAIVEAARRAIADLIGANPAGVVLGPNSAVLLQRLADALGDGWMIGDDVVVSRLDHPANVAPWQRAAQRSGTTVRWAEVDIETCELPTWQYQELITPRTKVVAITAASGAVGTRPDVRQAADAAAEHGALVVVDAAAAAPFVPLDITAMGVDVVVVNASAWGGPPVGALVFKNPAMLDQLPSVALESGARGPERLELGPHAYPLLAGLVASVDYLAGLDDAAVGPRRERLLTSLGSVKSYQAGLLANLTNGLRKMRHVMVIGDAMRRVPSMAFTVNGVKAEEAVEHLAERGVCAFEDPGTHGVFAVLGVGEVGGAVRVGLAHYTNASEVDQLVRAVAELG, from the coding sequence ATGGCGTTCGACGTCGCGGCGGTTCGCGGGCTCTTCCCCGCGCTCGGCGACGGGTGGGTGCACCTGGACGCCCCGGCGGGCATGCAGGTTCCTGAACAAGTGGCGACCGCGGCGTCGACTGCGCTGCGGGCCCCGGTATCCGGTCCGGGCGGGATCTTCCCCGCATCGCAGCGCGCCGAGGCGATCGTGGAAGCCGCCCGTCGCGCTATTGCTGACCTCATCGGTGCGAACCCGGCCGGGGTGGTGCTTGGGCCGAACTCCGCTGTGCTGCTGCAGCGGCTCGCCGATGCGCTCGGTGACGGCTGGATGATCGGTGACGACGTTGTCGTCTCCCGGTTGGACCACCCGGCCAACGTCGCGCCGTGGCAGCGTGCGGCGCAGCGCTCCGGAACCACGGTGCGGTGGGCCGAGGTCGACATCGAGACCTGCGAGCTGCCCACCTGGCAGTACCAGGAGCTGATCACCCCGCGGACGAAGGTCGTCGCGATCACCGCCGCGTCCGGCGCGGTGGGCACCCGGCCGGACGTGCGACAGGCGGCGGACGCCGCGGCGGAGCACGGCGCGCTGGTGGTGGTGGACGCCGCGGCCGCGGCGCCGTTCGTGCCGCTGGACATCACCGCGATGGGCGTCGACGTGGTGGTGGTGAACGCCTCGGCGTGGGGCGGGCCGCCGGTGGGTGCGCTCGTGTTCAAGAACCCGGCGATGCTCGACCAGCTGCCGTCGGTGGCCCTGGAGTCCGGCGCGCGCGGACCGGAGCGGTTGGAGCTTGGCCCGCACGCGTACCCGCTGCTGGCCGGGTTGGTGGCGTCGGTGGACTACCTGGCGGGGCTGGACGATGCGGCGGTCGGGCCGCGCCGGGAGCGCCTGCTGACCTCGCTGGGTTCGGTGAAGTCGTACCAGGCGGGGTTGCTGGCGAACCTGACCAACGGGCTGCGGAAGATGCGGCACGTGATGGTGATCGGCGACGCGATGCGCCGGGTGCCGTCGATGGCGTTCACCGTCAACGGCGTCAAGGCGGAGGAAGCGGTCGAGCACCTCGCGGAGCGCGGGGTGTGCGCGTTCGAGGACCCGGGCACGCACGGGGTGTTCGCGGTGCTCGGCGTCGGCGAGGTCGGCGGCGCGGTCCGCGTCGGCCTGGCCCACTACACCAACGCCTCCGAGGTGGACCAACTCGTCCGGGCGGTCGCCGAACTCGGCTGA
- a CDS encoding bacterial proteasome activator family protein, with translation MTHDPSEGRPQVFVVGEDGMPIGAAMNADDQPERGEDINDLVEQPAKVMRIGTMIKQLLEEVRAAPLDEASRSRLKEIHQSSIRELEQGLAPELIEELERLSLPFAQETTPSESELRIAQAQLVGWLEGLFHGLQTALFAQQMAARAQLEQMRRGLPVGSSGEAETGHTRGTGQYL, from the coding sequence ATGACCCACGATCCGAGTGAGGGCAGGCCGCAGGTGTTCGTCGTCGGCGAGGACGGCATGCCGATCGGTGCCGCCATGAACGCCGACGACCAGCCGGAGCGCGGCGAGGACATCAACGACCTGGTCGAACAGCCGGCCAAGGTGATGCGCATCGGCACCATGATCAAGCAGCTGCTGGAGGAGGTCCGGGCGGCACCGCTTGACGAGGCCAGCCGCAGCCGCCTCAAGGAGATCCACCAGTCCTCGATCCGCGAGCTGGAGCAGGGGCTCGCCCCGGAGCTCATCGAGGAGCTGGAGCGGCTGTCGCTGCCGTTCGCCCAGGAGACGACGCCGTCCGAGTCGGAGCTGCGGATCGCGCAGGCCCAGCTCGTCGGCTGGCTGGAGGGCCTGTTCCACGGCCTGCAGACGGCGCTGTTCGCCCAGCAGATGGCGGCCCGGGCCCAGCTGGAGCAGATGCGCCGAGGCCTGCCCGTGGGCAGCAGCGGCGAAGCCGAAACCGGCCACACCCGGGGCACCGGTCAATACCTGTGA
- the wzm gene encoding galactan export ABC transporter permease subunit Wzm/RfbD translates to MQSTSTLDRPPAPSETSSRSWRKAAKDLSDGFSQRQLWAHLGWQDIKQRYRRSVLGPLWITIGMGVTAGGLGLMYSTIFGLKAADYVPYMTVGFMIWYFIQGCLLSGTEVFIHNEGLIKQLPAPISVHVLRTVWREFLLFLHNLVVYLAILAIFQPPVTWTVIAAIPAILLLVLNGVWVVLLFGVASTRFRDIPPVVNSFMQLLFFMSPIVWPIQALEQNAGPRAWLAQLNPIYHFVEIARAPMLGTNQSWHHWAIVLGFTVGGWLLALLVMRNYRARVAYWV, encoded by the coding sequence GTGCAGTCCACGAGCACGCTAGACCGACCCCCGGCTCCCTCTGAGACCTCGTCGCGATCCTGGCGAAAGGCAGCGAAGGACCTCAGCGACGGCTTCAGCCAGCGCCAGCTGTGGGCACACCTTGGCTGGCAGGACATCAAGCAGCGCTACCGCCGATCGGTGCTCGGCCCGCTGTGGATCACCATCGGCATGGGCGTCACCGCAGGCGGCCTCGGCCTGATGTACTCCACGATCTTCGGGCTCAAGGCAGCCGACTATGTGCCGTACATGACCGTCGGGTTCATGATCTGGTACTTCATCCAGGGCTGCCTGCTGTCCGGCACCGAGGTGTTCATCCACAACGAGGGCCTGATCAAGCAGCTTCCCGCGCCGATCAGCGTGCACGTGTTGCGCACGGTGTGGCGCGAATTCCTGCTCTTCCTGCACAACCTCGTCGTCTACCTGGCCATCCTGGCGATCTTCCAGCCGCCGGTGACCTGGACGGTGATCGCCGCGATCCCGGCGATCCTCCTGCTGGTGCTCAACGGCGTCTGGGTGGTGCTGCTCTTCGGAGTCGCGAGCACCCGCTTCCGCGACATCCCGCCGGTCGTCAACAGCTTCATGCAGCTGCTGTTCTTCATGTCGCCGATCGTCTGGCCGATCCAGGCGCTGGAGCAGAACGCGGGACCTCGGGCCTGGCTGGCCCAGCTCAACCCGATCTACCACTTCGTCGAGATCGCGCGCGCCCCGATGCTGGGGACCAACCAGTCTTGGCACCACTGGGCGATCGTGCTCGGGTTCACGGTCGGTGGTTGGCTGCTCGCACTGCTGGTCATGCGTAACTACCGCGCGCGTGTCGCCTACTGGGTTTGA
- the wzt gene encoding galactan export ABC transporter ATP-binding subunit Wzt/RfbE — protein sequence MVSIDIWNASVDFPIFDAKSRSLKKAVLGRAGGKIGTDSRVPIIEALHDIELSLRHGDRVALVGHNGAGKSTLLRLLAGIYEPTRGSARVVGKVAPVFDLGVGMDPEISGYENIIIRGLFLGMNRKEMEKRIDEIAEFTELGDYLAMPLRTYSTGMRVRLALGVVTSIDPEILILDEGIGAVDAEFLEKARDRLNDLVKRSGILVFASHSDEFLIELCSTAIWMDKGGMREQGSLREVLTHYKGYDPFEHLSEETLARIGESAATIGSKEGS from the coding sequence TTGGTCAGCATCGACATCTGGAACGCATCGGTCGACTTCCCGATCTTCGACGCGAAGTCGCGATCGCTGAAGAAGGCCGTCCTCGGCAGGGCCGGTGGCAAGATCGGCACCGACAGCCGGGTACCGATCATCGAGGCGCTGCACGACATCGAACTGTCGCTGCGCCACGGCGACCGGGTTGCGCTGGTCGGCCACAACGGTGCCGGCAAGTCCACCCTGCTGCGGCTACTCGCGGGCATCTACGAACCCACCCGCGGCAGCGCGCGGGTGGTCGGCAAGGTCGCTCCGGTGTTCGACCTCGGTGTCGGCATGGACCCGGAGATCTCCGGGTACGAGAACATCATTATCCGCGGCCTGTTCCTCGGCATGAACCGCAAGGAGATGGAGAAGCGGATCGACGAGATCGCCGAGTTCACCGAGCTCGGCGACTACCTGGCGATGCCGCTGCGCACCTACTCCACCGGTATGCGGGTGCGGCTGGCGCTGGGCGTCGTGACCTCGATCGACCCGGAGATCCTGATCCTCGACGAGGGCATCGGCGCCGTCGACGCGGAGTTCCTGGAGAAGGCGCGGGACCGGCTCAACGACCTCGTCAAGCGATCGGGCATCCTGGTCTTCGCCTCGCACTCCGACGAGTTCCTGATCGAGCTGTGCAGCACCGCCATCTGGATGGACAAGGGCGGGATGCGGGAGCAGGGATCGCTGCGCGAAGTGCTGACGCACTACAAGGGCTACGACCCCTTCGAGCACCTCAGTGAGGAAACCCTGGCCCGGATCGGCGAATCCGCGGCCACTATCGGGAGCAAAGAAGGCTCATGA
- the glfT1 gene encoding galactofuranosyltransferase GlfT1 — protein MSTDSAQQLPAGSVVAVIVTRHRRELLAESLKVIASQTRLPDHLVVVDNGPDQPAQDVVADCPIPSTYLVSQRNLGGAGGFALGMLHALSLGAEWVWLGDDDGRPADEHALATLLEVAKQRRLAAVSPVVVNIDTPDKLAFPLRRGLTWKRRVSELGDGDFLPGIASLFNGALFRASTLDVVGVPDYRLFFRGDEVEVHRRVVRSGLPFGTTLRTRFLHPDGSAEFKPMLGGRFHAQDPSDAAKRYYTYRNRGYLLSQPGMRKIGALEVLRFGLYFVGQKRDPKAFKEWLRLLRQGQQEKFYRR, from the coding sequence ATGAGCACCGACTCCGCACAGCAGCTGCCGGCCGGGTCCGTAGTCGCAGTGATCGTCACCAGGCACCGTCGCGAGCTGCTGGCCGAGTCCCTGAAAGTCATCGCGAGCCAGACGAGGCTGCCCGATCACCTGGTGGTGGTCGACAACGGCCCGGACCAGCCCGCGCAGGACGTGGTGGCGGACTGCCCGATCCCGTCGACCTACCTCGTCTCGCAGCGCAACCTCGGCGGCGCCGGCGGTTTCGCGCTCGGCATGCTGCACGCGCTGTCGCTGGGCGCGGAATGGGTGTGGCTGGGCGACGACGACGGCCGCCCCGCCGACGAGCACGCGCTCGCGACGCTGCTGGAGGTCGCCAAGCAGCGGCGGCTGGCCGCGGTGTCGCCGGTGGTGGTCAACATCGACACCCCGGACAAGCTGGCGTTCCCGCTGCGCCGCGGCCTGACCTGGAAGCGCCGGGTCAGCGAGCTCGGCGACGGCGACTTCCTGCCGGGCATCGCGTCGCTGTTCAACGGCGCGCTGTTCCGCGCCTCGACGCTGGACGTGGTGGGTGTGCCGGACTACCGGCTGTTCTTCCGCGGCGACGAGGTGGAGGTGCACCGCCGGGTGGTGCGCTCCGGCCTGCCGTTCGGCACCACGCTGCGCACCCGGTTCCTGCACCCGGACGGTTCGGCGGAGTTCAAGCCGATGCTGGGCGGCCGGTTCCACGCCCAGGACCCGTCGGACGCGGCGAAGCGCTACTACACCTACCGCAACCGCGGTTACCTGCTGTCGCAGCCGGGGATGCGCAAGATCGGCGCGCTGGAAGTGCTCCGCTTCGGCCTGTACTTCGTGGGGCAAAAGCGCGACCCGAAGGCATTCAAGGAATGGCTGCGACTGCTCCGCCAAGGCCAACAGGAAAAGTTCTACCGCCGCTGA
- a CDS encoding arabinosyltransferase domain-containing protein, which translates to MLSGQEESRRTDDASARIETNHRQPSAKRLKLFATVFGLLGTVLALAVPFLPVNYDITTLKWPTAEGTKSVSAPLVSYSPVWLNAEIPCTAVRSLDARTNGPATLLSTNPPSSDYGKLTGLTLQVDNGHLTMLTKGQQVGTVPLPAGDCSLSLHSDAFSTTASVGTETLANLRGDQRPQLTGIYSGLNDGIDDVRGVSFEARVDNRYESQATTLKLAVIVLAVLAFIGSLICLRRLDVRAGRRPPKWAPAGWWKPTFRDVSVIGALAVWWVIGAMTSDDGYILTIARARESFGYISNYFRWFGVAEAPFGWFYELYALWVQVSTATPWVRLPALLMGIVSWLLISREVLPRLGQQVRRSNAAGWAAAAVFLAFWLPYDNGLRPEPVVVLFSLLALCAVERSVATGRLMPAALGLVVAALSVGANPHGMVSVLPFVAALKPLFRLVRKRAQEFGWVPVLAPIAASGFVILTLVFSDQTWQSIMDATALRTELGPSQSWYEELSRYNLLFSQTPDGSMTRRFPVLLVMLCLTTCAVVLLRRGRIRGAALGPSRRLLAVTALSFVVLVLTPTKWSHHFGIFAAFGGALAALTALATSSTVLRSKRNRAAFVAMLMVILAFAATGPNAWWYVSGWGVPWFNMPPQISGHELSTFFLGIAGIALIVAFIEHLRIDENNPKVVEERFGREEKRSRALRLGTAPLSILCALLVLFELANFGKVIQKQWGSYSLGADNIRQIVGSSCGLSDYVYVETNPQSGMLRVSGDQPGKAAPSEDKDIGVPPKRLEGKEDADQYMRAKMVGFNRPGLPPGDGSDMQEPDWKPPHQFGNDNAPVWGSYDAAGVGTGELRTQWYDLPDRAKTGEVPVVLSLAGAELGANSVALEFGHDTDNGFLITERKYVVQQPGPAWRDFRFTLGDKSKDATKMRVVAIDNSLGPNGWVAVSAPRAPQLVNMTDFVGDQPTFVEWTAALVNPCLQLPGVHHGIAEIPKFRVAAGAEVRDIGQGWSSPDAGGPFGWLNVATSMRELPTYLKNNIHRDWGSLYAVDPYEPDALPAQAAMDVHEETHWGTWTPGPLSKTVHLPGDVPNSDDRNDVKAFEPPEEEPEQ; encoded by the coding sequence GTGCTCAGTGGCCAGGAAGAAAGCCGCCGAACGGACGACGCTTCGGCGCGCATCGAGACGAATCACCGACAACCGTCGGCCAAGCGGCTGAAGCTGTTCGCGACGGTCTTCGGGCTGCTCGGCACGGTGCTCGCATTGGCCGTGCCGTTCCTTCCGGTCAACTACGACATCACGACCCTGAAGTGGCCGACGGCGGAAGGCACCAAGTCGGTGTCGGCGCCGCTGGTCAGCTACTCCCCGGTGTGGCTGAACGCCGAGATCCCGTGCACGGCCGTGCGCAGCCTGGACGCCCGCACCAACGGCCCGGCCACGCTGCTGAGCACGAACCCGCCGTCGTCGGATTACGGCAAGCTGACCGGCCTCACGCTGCAGGTCGACAACGGCCACCTGACGATGCTGACCAAGGGCCAGCAGGTGGGCACGGTGCCGCTGCCCGCGGGTGACTGCTCGCTCTCGCTGCACTCCGACGCCTTCAGCACCACGGCCAGCGTCGGCACCGAGACACTGGCGAACCTCCGCGGCGACCAGCGCCCGCAGCTGACCGGCATCTACTCCGGCCTCAACGACGGCATCGACGACGTGCGCGGTGTGTCCTTCGAGGCCCGCGTCGACAACCGCTACGAGAGCCAGGCGACCACGCTCAAGCTCGCGGTGATCGTGCTCGCGGTGCTGGCGTTCATCGGCTCGCTGATCTGCCTGCGGCGGCTGGACGTACGGGCCGGTCGCCGCCCGCCGAAGTGGGCCCCGGCCGGCTGGTGGAAGCCGACGTTCCGCGACGTGTCGGTGATCGGCGCGCTGGCCGTCTGGTGGGTCATCGGCGCGATGACCTCGGACGACGGCTACATCCTGACCATCGCGCGGGCGCGCGAGAGCTTCGGCTACATCAGCAACTACTTCCGCTGGTTCGGCGTGGCCGAGGCGCCGTTCGGCTGGTTCTACGAGCTGTACGCGCTGTGGGTGCAGGTGTCGACGGCGACGCCGTGGGTGCGGTTGCCCGCGCTGCTGATGGGCATCGTGAGCTGGCTGCTGATCAGCCGCGAGGTGCTGCCGCGGCTCGGCCAGCAGGTGCGGCGCAGCAACGCCGCCGGCTGGGCCGCCGCCGCGGTGTTCCTGGCGTTCTGGCTGCCCTACGACAACGGCCTGCGGCCCGAGCCGGTCGTGGTGCTGTTCTCGCTGCTGGCGCTGTGCGCGGTCGAGCGCTCGGTGGCCACCGGGCGGCTGATGCCCGCCGCGCTGGGGCTGGTCGTCGCGGCGCTGTCGGTCGGCGCGAACCCGCACGGCATGGTGTCCGTGCTGCCGTTCGTGGCGGCGTTGAAGCCGCTGTTCCGGCTGGTGCGCAAGCGGGCTCAGGAGTTCGGCTGGGTGCCGGTGCTGGCCCCGATCGCGGCCTCCGGGTTCGTGATCCTGACGCTGGTGTTCTCCGACCAGACCTGGCAGTCGATCATGGACGCGACCGCACTGCGCACCGAACTCGGCCCGAGCCAGAGCTGGTACGAGGAGCTCAGCCGCTACAACCTGCTGTTCAGCCAGACGCCGGACGGCTCGATGACCCGCCGGTTCCCGGTGCTCCTGGTCATGCTGTGCCTGACGACCTGCGCCGTGGTGCTGCTGCGGCGGGGCCGCATCCGGGGCGCCGCGCTCGGGCCGAGCCGACGGCTGCTCGCGGTCACCGCGCTGTCCTTCGTCGTGCTGGTCCTGACCCCCACCAAGTGGTCCCACCACTTCGGCATCTTCGCCGCGTTCGGCGGCGCGCTGGCCGCGCTCACGGCGCTGGCCACGAGCAGCACCGTGCTGCGGTCCAAGCGCAACCGCGCGGCGTTCGTCGCGATGCTCATGGTGATCCTGGCGTTCGCGGCCACCGGACCCAACGCCTGGTGGTACGTCTCGGGCTGGGGCGTGCCCTGGTTCAACATGCCGCCGCAGATCAGCGGCCACGAACTGAGCACGTTCTTCCTGGGCATCGCCGGGATCGCGCTGATCGTCGCGTTCATCGAGCATCTGCGCATCGACGAGAACAACCCGAAGGTCGTCGAGGAGCGCTTCGGCCGCGAGGAGAAGCGCAGCCGCGCGCTGCGGCTGGGCACCGCGCCGCTGTCGATCCTGTGCGCGCTGCTGGTGCTGTTCGAGCTCGCCAACTTCGGCAAGGTCATCCAGAAGCAGTGGGGCAGCTACAGCCTCGGCGCGGACAACATCAGGCAGATCGTCGGCTCCAGCTGCGGGCTGTCCGACTACGTCTACGTGGAGACGAACCCGCAGTCCGGCATGCTGCGGGTGTCCGGCGACCAGCCGGGCAAGGCGGCGCCGTCGGAGGACAAGGACATCGGCGTCCCGCCGAAGCGGCTGGAGGGCAAGGAGGACGCCGACCAGTACATGCGGGCCAAGATGGTCGGCTTCAACCGGCCCGGCCTGCCGCCCGGCGACGGCTCCGACATGCAGGAACCCGACTGGAAGCCGCCGCACCAGTTCGGCAACGACAACGCGCCGGTGTGGGGCAGCTACGACGCGGCCGGCGTCGGCACCGGTGAGCTGCGCACCCAGTGGTATGACCTGCCGGATCGGGCGAAGACCGGCGAGGTGCCGGTGGTGCTCTCGCTGGCCGGCGCGGAGCTGGGCGCGAACTCGGTGGCGCTGGAGTTCGGCCACGACACCGACAACGGCTTCCTGATCACCGAGCGCAAGTACGTGGTGCAGCAGCCCGGCCCGGCGTGGCGGGACTTCCGGTTCACCCTCGGCGACAAGTCCAAAGACGCCACCAAGATGCGGGTGGTGGCCATCGACAACTCGCTGGGCCCGAACGGCTGGGTCGCGGTGAGCGCGCCGCGGGCGCCGCAGCTCGTGAACATGACCGACTTCGTCGGGGACCAGCCGACGTTCGTGGAGTGGACCGCCGCCCTCGTGAACCCGTGCCTGCAGCTGCCGGGCGTGCACCACGGCATCGCCGAGATCCCGAAGTTCCGGGTGGCGGCCGGCGCCGAGGTGCGCGACATCGGGCAGGGCTGGTCGTCGCCGGACGCGGGTGGACCGTTCGGCTGGCTCAACGTGGCGACCAGCATGCGGGAGCTGCCGACCTACCTGAAGAACAACATCCACCGGGACTGGGGCTCGCTGTACGCGGTCGACCCGTACGAGCCGGACGCACTGCCAGCGCAGGCGGCGATGGACGTGCACGAGGAGACGCACTGGGGCACCTGGACGCCGGGTCCGCTGTCGAAGACGGTGCACCTGCCGGGCGACGTCCCGAACAGCGACGACCGCAACGACGTCAAGGCATTCGAACCCCCGGAGGAAGAACCCGAGCAGTAG
- a CDS encoding GtrA family protein: MAVAEPAAQTEPKRLGVLSQLFRFIVIGGGCAIIDFGTYSLMLGVFGWPVWLSRGISFVLGTSASYVINRKLTFHGASTGNTRAKAGAFALVYIVTFFVNWGTNQLLVMLTGAEGTPWMITACWIAGQGLGTLINFVMLKWVVFRE; encoded by the coding sequence GTGGCCGTGGCCGAACCCGCAGCCCAGACCGAACCGAAGCGCCTAGGCGTCTTAAGCCAGCTGTTCCGCTTCATCGTCATCGGCGGCGGCTGCGCGATCATCGACTTCGGCACCTACTCGCTGATGTTGGGTGTGTTCGGTTGGCCGGTGTGGCTGTCCAGGGGGATCAGCTTCGTCCTCGGAACTTCAGCGTCGTACGTGATCAACCGGAAGCTCACCTTCCACGGTGCGAGCACCGGGAACACGAGGGCGAAGGCCGGTGCCTTCGCCCTCGTCTACATCGTCACGTTCTTCGTGAACTGGGGCACCAACCAGCTGCTGGTCATGCTCACGGGCGCCGAAGGCACCCCGTGGATGATCACCGCCTGCTGGATCGCCGGGCAGGGCCTGGGCACGCTGATCAACTTCGTGATGCTCAAGTGGGTCGTCTTCCGCGAGTGA
- a CDS encoding FAD-binding oxidoreductase — protein MGSVKDELQTLTGWGRTAPTRAHVVSTPDVEAIAKAVREAGERGVIARGLGRSYGDPSQNAGGTVIDMTALDRVHQIDVDNATVVVDAGVSLDTLMRRLLPYGLWIPVLPGTRQVTVGGAIGSDIHGKNHHSQGSFGSHVLSLDLLTADGEVRALTPDGEGSELFWATVGGMGLTGIIISATIKLKRVETAYFLVDNVQTKNLDELIEHFTDGSDDNYVYSVAWFDSLARGDKLGRALLTRGNSARVEDLPKKLRKDPLKFNAPQLMTAPPIFPNGLVNKLTITAFNEVWYRKAPTKFGMVQNITQFFHPLDLVGEWNRVYGPNGFLQYQFMVPFGQEAMFRRSIDKISASGHVSFLNVLKTFGEGNQAPMSFPRKGWTLTVDIPITPGLDRLCQELDEMVLNAGGRLYLAKESRTSAQMIEQMYPRIEEWRKIRTAVDPEGIFHSDLSRRLSL, from the coding sequence GTGGGATCGGTAAAGGACGAGCTTCAGACGCTGACCGGCTGGGGGCGCACCGCGCCGACCAGGGCGCACGTCGTCAGCACCCCGGACGTCGAGGCGATCGCCAAAGCGGTCCGCGAGGCCGGTGAACGGGGCGTCATCGCCCGCGGTCTGGGCCGCAGCTACGGCGACCCGTCGCAGAACGCGGGCGGCACCGTCATCGACATGACCGCCCTCGACCGGGTGCACCAGATCGACGTGGACAACGCGACGGTGGTCGTGGACGCTGGCGTGTCGCTGGACACGCTGATGCGCCGGCTGCTGCCCTACGGCCTGTGGATCCCGGTGCTGCCGGGCACCCGGCAGGTCACCGTCGGTGGCGCGATCGGTTCGGACATCCACGGCAAGAACCACCACTCGCAGGGCTCGTTCGGCAGCCACGTGCTGTCGCTGGACCTGCTCACCGCCGACGGCGAGGTCCGCGCGCTGACCCCGGACGGCGAGGGCTCCGAGCTGTTCTGGGCCACGGTCGGCGGCATGGGGCTGACCGGCATCATCATCAGCGCGACGATCAAGCTCAAGCGCGTCGAGACCGCGTACTTCCTGGTCGACAACGTGCAGACGAAGAACCTCGACGAGCTGATCGAGCACTTCACCGACGGCTCGGACGACAACTACGTCTACTCCGTCGCCTGGTTCGACTCGCTGGCCCGCGGCGACAAGCTGGGCCGCGCGCTGCTCACCCGCGGCAACTCGGCCCGCGTCGAGGACCTGCCGAAGAAGCTGCGCAAGGACCCGCTGAAGTTCAACGCGCCGCAGCTGATGACCGCCCCGCCGATCTTCCCCAACGGCCTGGTCAACAAGTTGACCATCACCGCGTTCAACGAGGTCTGGTATCGCAAGGCGCCGACGAAGTTCGGCATGGTGCAGAACATCACCCAGTTCTTCCACCCGCTCGACCTGGTCGGCGAGTGGAACCGGGTCTACGGCCCCAACGGCTTCCTGCAGTACCAGTTCATGGTGCCGTTCGGGCAGGAGGCGATGTTCCGCCGCTCGATCGACAAGATCAGCGCGTCGGGCCACGTGTCGTTCCTGAACGTGCTCAAGACCTTCGGCGAAGGCAACCAGGCGCCGATGTCGTTCCCCCGCAAGGGCTGGACGCTGACCGTCGACATCCCGATCACCCCGGGCCTGGACCGGCTGTGCCAGGAGCTCGACGAGATGGTGCTGAACGCGGGCGGCCGGCTGTACCTGGCCAAGGAGTCCCGCACCTCGGCCCAGATGATCGAGCAGATGTACCCGCGGATCGAGGAGTGGCGCAAGATCCGCACCGCGGTCGACCCGGAGGGCATCTTCCACTCCGACCTCTCCCGGAGGCTGAGCCTCTGA
- a CDS encoding FAD-binding oxidoreductase: MTAAFETKELYGWGRTAPTRARVLSTADVEKIAEAVRTADERGVLARGLGRSYGDVAQNAGGVVIDMTPLNRIHDIDPDTTIVDVDAGVSLDQLMKAALPYGLWVPVLPGTRQVTIGGAIANDIHGKNHHSAGSFGNHVVSMDLITADGQVRTVTPDGPESELFWATVAGIGLTGIIVRAKIRMTRTETAYFVADLDRTDNLDETLELVSNGSEDDYTYSSGWFDAISTGAKLGRAAFSRGSLAKLDDLPPKLRANPLKFDAPKLATLPDVFPNGLANKLTFSALGEAWFRKSPKRKLGVVENLTAFYHPLDMFGEWNRAYGSKGFLQYQFSTPLNAHEELRRILLRIAHSGHYSFLNVFKQMGEGNRAPLSFPHPGWMVCVDFPIKSGLSRLCTDLDEMVLEIGGRLYTAKDSRATAETFHRMYPRVDEFRKIRQFVDPEGIFASDMSRRLEL; the protein is encoded by the coding sequence ATGACTGCGGCGTTCGAAACCAAGGAACTCTACGGCTGGGGTCGCACAGCGCCGACGCGGGCGCGCGTGCTGAGCACCGCTGACGTCGAGAAGATCGCCGAGGCGGTGCGCACCGCCGACGAGCGCGGCGTCCTCGCCCGCGGCCTGGGCCGCAGCTACGGCGATGTCGCGCAGAACGCCGGCGGTGTGGTCATCGACATGACCCCGCTGAACCGAATCCACGACATCGACCCGGACACCACGATCGTGGACGTGGACGCCGGCGTCAGCCTGGACCAGCTGATGAAGGCCGCGCTGCCCTACGGCCTGTGGGTCCCGGTGCTGCCGGGCACCCGCCAGGTGACCATCGGCGGCGCGATCGCCAACGACATCCACGGCAAGAACCATCACAGCGCAGGCAGTTTCGGCAACCACGTGGTGTCGATGGACCTGATCACCGCGGACGGGCAAGTCCGGACGGTGACGCCGGACGGCCCCGAATCGGAGCTGTTCTGGGCGACCGTCGCGGGCATCGGCCTCACCGGCATCATCGTCCGGGCCAAAATCAGGATGACCCGGACCGAGACCGCGTACTTCGTGGCCGACCTCGATCGCACCGACAACCTCGACGAGACGCTCGAACTGGTCAGCAACGGCTCCGAGGACGACTACACGTACTCCTCGGGGTGGTTCGACGCCATCTCCACCGGTGCCAAGCTGGGCCGCGCCGCGTTCAGCCGCGGCTCGCTGGCCAAACTGGACGACCTGCCTCCGAAGCTGCGCGCGAACCCGCTGAAGTTCGACGCGCCCAAGCTGGCGACGCTGCCCGACGTGTTCCCGAACGGGCTGGCCAACAAGCTGACCTTCAGCGCTCTCGGTGAGGCGTGGTTCCGCAAGTCACCCAAGCGCAAGCTCGGTGTGGTGGAAAACCTGACCGCCTTCTACCACCCGCTGGACATGTTCGGCGAGTGGAACCGGGCCTACGGTTCCAAGGGATTCCTCCAGTACCAGTTCAGCACGCCGCTGAACGCGCACGAGGAGCTGCGCCGGATCCTGCTGAGGATCGCGCACTCCGGGCACTACTCGTTCCTCAACGTCTTCAAGCAGATGGGTGAGGGCAACCGGGCACCGCTGTCGTTCCCGCACCCCGGCTGGATGGTTTGCGTCGACTTCCCGATCAAATCGGGCCTTTCCCGACTGTGCACCGATCTCGACGAGATGGTGCTCGAGATCGGCGGCCGGCTGTACACCGCGAAGGACTCGCGGGCCACGGCGGAGACGTTCCACCGGATGTACCCGCGCGTGGACGAGTTCCGCAAGATCCGCCAATTCGTAGACCCCGAAGGCATTTTCGCCTCAGACATGAGCCGGAGGCTTGAGCTGTGA